The DNA sequence ccccgccacccctgtgtttgtgtgtgtatgtgtgtgtgtgtgtgtgtgtgtgtgtgtttccactgAAGAAGAAGTTACACATGAAAGTGTAAATGCTAcatgccggaagccaattccagcatgtcataattacaagagtttcatcaaaggttgatggaacttggggactcaacaagggctgagtcacatatgtaatcacctgttggaatggctgaaaggcacgtcccccaaacctgaataggatgattgtttgctgccagacagctcagggcatcttaacctacatgttattgcctcctgttggccaaacacctgaacagccgtagtgTGTGTCTGTTCAGAAGCAATCTAACAATGCTTCTATACCCTactctttgaagtgtattatctccaccttgccttgggacaaattgtgctaataaaaagcaagggtcctgagacaaggagaacttagttcctttagctagagctcctctgacccccagtgcctttcaaaattatctttcgtctttggactcttacACAATCTACGCACAACCTtcctccagattgctgaacccttcttgaTGCTGAAACAAGAACCCTGGCAGCTACAATGTCAGAATTTTCACAGTTACCCTAGATTTGTACCCTTTCCCATCCCATCAGGAACACTTGAGCATGCCTCCTAAACAGTCTCATCACCAGACTGTGTTTTGAATGACAGCTGTGATTAGCCAAATAATGGTTCCCACAAAAAGTATGTAtgtcctaattccaaaatcacaTTGGATATGTGATTTAGGATCTACAGTATAGATGGAAAGAATGCAATCACCAGGAGTCcttagagccctggccggtttggctcagtggctagagcatcggcctgcagaccaaaaggtctcgggtttgattccagtcaagggcacgtaccttggttacaggctcctccctggccttggcCCTGATCGAGGCTCAtggaggaagcaaccaatcaatgtgtttctctcacatcgatatttctctctgtctttccctctttctaaagtcaatggaaaaatatcctcaggtgaggattaacaaaaataaaaatttaaattaaaaaaaatttttaaagagtccTTATAAGAAAGATTCAGAGTGTCAGAATCAGAGAAGGGGATGTGATAACAATACAGTTGGAAGGATGTGGCCATGTGCCAAGGAATGTGGGCGTCCTCTAGAAGCTGAAAAGGCAGGAAGTGAATTCTCTCCTAGAGCTTCAAGAATGGAATGTACTGAGGCCCTTGAATTACTTTTAGCTCATAAGCATATTTTGGCTCTCTGAACTCCAGAGCATGAGACAATTTTTAGTTGTTGTTTAAAGCCAATAAATTGGTGATAATTTCTAACAGCAGtgataggaaactaatacacttcCTGTGTGAGCCACATCCCGCGTGGcttagggttcaggatctggagaagggctgcgcgCAAatgacaagacaagaaataataatttggaaattggggggccaggcggaGAGTCCAACGCAAGAGGAAGGACTTCACTGGTGCccaggccttgccatccttttattcaattttggatgCACATCTCGTccttagtcaggcaggcaattccagtaacagacagactatcttaaaggtcagtaaatattagtaaagatttactctgagactatttggtcaggaaattgcttgacctatcattgtctcaactaaacagtcgttgcatagctctggcccttgccagggctcaaggttcaccagcgTTCCCGGCTCCTTGTTTATACTTCTccgatagtgaagacaatggggtAGTTTCCAACAACGTCCCGAGACAATAGGTGAGAAATGATATCTCAGTGGAGTTTAAATTCACACATCTCTTATTTTGAGTAAAGTGAATtacttttttatatgtttactagaggcccagtgcacaaattcgtgcacgggtggagtccagccggcctgccccgatgggggcccatcaggctgggctggccggggggagagGCCGTGGGCAGTTTGTCAGCTGGCCTAGCTCCcagttggggtgttgggggctgattaGGAGTGGGGCCAGtcgaggggaggggctgtgggtggttggctggtcgGCCTCGCCCCTGATCAAGGTGTTGGGGACCGATCAGGGGCCAGGCTGCCCGGGGGTTACGGGGGCTGATCGAGGCCCGGATCAGGCAGGTTGGCTGCCGcaatgcgtgtcatagccaccagttgttccggttctggtcattccaccattctagtcactgggcttttatagatatagatactcCTCTTAAAAAATGTTGTGGGAGCAGAGCATGTTGACAAAGGTTCTCCGTAAATGGGACTTACTCCGATTCCACAGCATCGAGGTCGGATTGCAATGTCGTCGTATAAACCATGAGCAATTAAGGCCTGGATGTGAGGGGCAGGAACTCCACCCTGCCACCTAGCATCCTTATTTTGAGTCACACTCACCATTTCCTTGAAGGAACCATTCAAAATATCCTTCAAATGAGTCTGGATTTTTGGTGGCCTTCACCGCTTTCCAGAAATGATAACCGGAAACAAGAATATCTCTGGGGTTTCTCACAATGTAGACacactgaaataagaaaaaaaaaaaaggagataagaaaaataggtaccgtattttccggcgtataagacgactgggcatataagattttcctgggttaaaaaatcgtcttatacgccagaaaaatatggtatttcCATCTTAGAGGTAAAGTGACTTGTGCTCAAAGCTGCATAGATATTTACCGTATttcccggcgtataagatgactttttaacccaggaaaatcttatacgcccagtcgtcttatacaccggaaaatatggtatactcATTCTCCCTGCCCCGAGATTTTTGCAAGTCAAGAAAAATTCAATTCTCATTAAAGTGCCGAGTTTCCATCTAATCTTCTTTCATTCGCTCATTTATCAAAATATTGAGAACCCACCATGTGACAGACACTTACTCAGGCTTTACAGAAGGAGCAATGAGAAACGTGTGGATCCTTTCGGTTCTCAAGGACATTATGACACAATGAATGGAGAAGTTTTCTAAAGTTTCACGGGGGAGATAATGTTATTCCGTTTGGGCGCCACTGACTCAGAAGCCCTGAGTGTGAATTAAGCCTCCTGAGTTTTGTTGGGACGTGGACAGTGACAACCCTACTCTGCGTTCTTCCAGGAAGTTCCTGTTCTGGGCTCCTGTTGATCTTCCTCGGAATTCCTACCATACCAGCATTTCCCCGATACGGGTCAGACAGGTCTTAATGGTCTTTACAAACTTCAAAATGGTGGCATGAATGGACGCATCATGCTGCTTTAAGTGGTGCAAACTCAAGCGATAAAACACACTTGCACGTTTCTCCAATGTTTCCTCAAAGAGGGAAGGACAGGTACAGGGGAAGAAGGAAGTGGGCGGTCTCAGCTTCTACTAGTAAGTTCTCCTCAGTGTTGGCCTTTCATGTGTGCAAAAGAGAGTCGTGTAGACTTGGAGAAGACTTCCCTATAACAGGTcattggggttttgtttgtttgtttgttttaaatatgtttttattgatttcagagaggaaggaagagggagagatagaaatacacatgatgagagagaatcatggatcggctgtctcctgcaactcccgcactgaggactgagcccacaacccagccatgtgcccttgaccggggtcgaacctggggcctttcagttcgcaggccgacgctctatccactgagccaaaccggctagggcaggtcattgtttttttgtgagtttttttggTCATTGTTCACGAGTCATGAAGGAAAGTTATACGTGAGAGATCATGATGGAAATCTACGCATGAAAGGCTCAGGTCTAGTAGGATTTGTGTCCCCagtgaagaggagggagagatacaGCCGAGTGGAGTGCATGCATAAGAGAGGGCCATTGCAATGAACCACTCAGCACTAAAAGGCaacgtttctgttgagaaatgaattggtagtcttatgggagctcccttgtacataactaattgctttcctcttgctgcttttaagattctctctttgtctttagcctttggcattttaatggtgatgtgttttggtgtgggcctctttggggtCATTAGTTTGGAGCTGTTtgcacttcctagacttgtatgtctattttcttcaccaggtgagaaagttttcagttattatatCTTTCagtattttcataataaatctAGTAATAGGACATCCCATAAGATGGTTTGAAGGAGTTTCATACGATGTGGATAATATTTTTAGTGTCATATGTTTTAAACTGTAAGCTCAGATGAGGCAAAATGCACATTTATAGCCCAGGATCACGCAATGTTCAAGTCTTCCTTTCGAACTCCTAAAATTACACATTAGAGGGCTGTTGATCTACTGAATGGAAATGACTTACCCAACATGGATTATATCATGATTGGAAAAGCCCCCATTGAGTTTCAAATGTGAGGGCCAAACTCACATATCCTCTGAAACTTAGTTGCTGGTCTCCGATTGAGATGCCTACCCCATGGCCATGGCCATGTTGAGGACCTTggtgtagaccagtggtcggcaaactcattagtcaacagagccaaatatcaacaggacaattgaaatttcttttgagagccaattttttttaacttaaagttcttctaacgccacttcttcaaaatagactcgcccaggctgtggtattttgtggaagagccacactcaaggggccaaagagccacatgtggctcacgagccgcagtttgccaaccacgggtgtAGGCGATGCagccagggtttttttttaactataggcTGAGTGTCCTCTGGAGCAATACCAGGGAGACTGGAACGGGACACTGTGCCTTGGAACAAGCCTTTCACATATCTTCCTTTACTGAGTCACATGTTAGCCGTGTCCTGAGAACATGGGCATCCTGGACACCCCGAGAAGTGACCCAAACGGACATTGTGTTAGGGGCTCACCTTGGCCTTGGACTTGAAGAATGTCTTGGGGAAGAATTGCATGGGGAGGTGGGAGATGTAGAAGCGTGCGTCTTTCTGCTTCTTGATAAGTTCAAGCCCAAAAGAGGTTTCTAGCCACGGTGAACGTTCCCAGCTGACCACAGACTGCACCCAGCTGGGATCTCCCCTGGTGCGGACCAGATTGATAATCTCCTTTATCCAGTTGGTTCCTGGATGAGGAAGAACAGAGTGTTACCTATTTCTATCTGACTTTTGACTCCATCACtacattttatgtatgtatgtatgtatgtatgtatgtatgtatttaatatgCACCTATCACTTTGCCATTTCAAAACCTTTCTTGGAATTACATTGTCTTTGGACAATTTCCTAATGCTTTACCATGACTTCAAGATTCCTCATTGattccagctggcctggctcggTGGGTGAGACAGATACATTGGAAAACAGAAATAGCCAACACAGGGAATagagtcagtaatattgtaatcactgtgggtggggccaggtggagacTGGGGATATGGGGGtgaggggatcactttgtaaggtatctgaaactaatatacggTATGTCCACTACCATCAAGAAATGAATTactgccctatccagtttggcttagtggatagcatgtcggcctgcggactaaagggtcccgggttcgatgccggccaagggcgcatgcccaggttgtgggctcaatccccagtagggggtgtgcaaggggcagctgatcaatgattctctctctcatcattgatgtttatatctgtctctccctctcccttcctctctgaaagcaataaaaaatatatatatatattttttgctgtaaccagtttggctcagtggatagagcgttggcctgcggactcaagggtcccaggtttcgattccggtcaagggcatgtaccttggttgcaggcacatccccagtgtgccAACACTTGCTggctctaaaaatatatatatgtatatttttagagCCAgcaagtgttgctcagtggttgaacattggccTATGAATcaaggaggccatggttcaattcccagtcaggacatatgtctgggttgcaggcttgatccccagtgtggggcatgcagaaggcaggcgatttatgattctcatcattgatgtttctctctcttcctctctgaaatcaataaaaatatgtatttttaaaaatcaatgggaaagccctaactggtttggctcagtggatagagcgtcgtccttcggactgaagggtcccaggttcgattccggtcaagggcatgtaccttggttgcgggcacatccccagtaggaggtgtgcaggaggcagcagattgatgtttctctctcatcaatgtttctaactctctatacctctcccttcctctctgtagaaaatcaataaaatatatatatttttaaaaatcaacgggaaaaaatattctctggtgaggattaataaaataatctacactaataaaagagcaacatgctaattgaccacacctttgcaacacccaccagccaatcaggagtgagtatgcaaattaacccaacaaagatggtgggtttaatttgcatatgcaagtgCCAAGCGGCCGGGGTTGGGGCagatgcttgtgtcatcgccatggcaaagactcaggcgttccgcaccaccccagctgctccgggcctctgggcagcgtgggaaggtggaaagatgGCTCCGGGCCAAGGCtcctggccggagcgaaggcggtgccagcagccaggggaaggaaggcccattcttgcacgaatcttcgtgcatcgggcctctagtataacaataagaTTCCACattgatttttccatttaaacACATCCAGCCTCATCTCCTGATACTATACTATTCCTATCCTCCACAGCGTTGTTGTTTCTTTCAGGTTCCTGACTATCCCTCCATATATTTCAAATCTAGACCATTCCCCATGTAACGCACCCTGCTCTGTTTTCTCTCCAACTCTGACAAAGACCCTTATCTTTGACCAAAGATAGCCAGACTCTTCTGAGTCCTCTACATGACTAGATCTTGACCGTCTGTGACCGTCCTTGCTGAGCCAAGTTTAGCAAGAATTCTTGTAAGTCAATAATGAGAACCCTTTCACCCTGGATAGCTTATCAAGGTTCCCATCCCCCATCCTTGATGTCCAACGCCTTGGCTTGTCCTAGCCTGGATCTTTTTAGGCTGTTTTTGCAAGAAATTTCTAACCCTTGATGTCTAATGAAATCCTCGAAGTAATTTTGCATCCACTGACCTCCTCACTCTGCTCATTACCTACAAATCCCTAGCTATCTGTTACTTTCAGAGTTGGTtttagtctttctctctctctctctcattgcacTAATCTGGAATAAAGTCTTTCTGCCCATTTTATCAAATGTCAGAATATATGTATTTGCTCCTCACAATATTACATTTGCTCTGGACATCTCAGGATAGATGGTTCCTTGTGCCCAGATTCTCAGGCTGTctcctatatttatttttgttttgttttgttaatcctcatccaaagatatttttccattgatttttagagggagggatggagagagagagagagagagagagagagagagagagagagaggtgagagagtcacatcgatTAGTTacttcccacacgcaccctgactgaggctggggatcatacttgcaacccaagtacatgcccttgactgggaatcaaacccaagacgcTTCAGTGCACGGACCAACATTCTAACCATttaaccacaccagccagggcacctgtCCCCTTTAAACGCCCAACGCAATCACCTGAATCATCTGCCTTCGCCTCTTCACCCATGAGGCTCTCTATATCTCTACAATGCCCTGCTGGTCACATCCCTTTGTATCATATACCTGCCTGCATGAACCCTCTCTTTCTGGAGTGTAACCACACCAGTCACCAAAGCATAGCCAACGGGAAGGCCTAGAGAAGGCACACCTTCGGTGACCCCACTCCGCATCCTCAATGTCTCATCCCACTTTCTTACCTGACTTCGGGTAAGAGATTACGATGACATCCTCATCCTTTGCCACAAACTCATCCCGCAAAGATTTGAGGTCTCCAGTGATAGTTGTGGGGAAAGAAATCCCTTCAATCCACACATAATCTCTAGCCACTCCCAACGCCAGCCTTTCAAGCTTGGTCTGATCCATCTGGCCACAGCAATAGAAGACAGACACTCTGCTTCCTGGTTCTGATTCAGATATTATCTATACTAaataaaggttaatatgctaattagactggacatcttccagacgtccttttggacaaagccacggtggcagggaccgaggcagaggcggttagggggcaatcaggctggcagggggagcagttagtgggcgatcaggccggcaggagagggaagttaggggtgatcaagctggcaggggggagcagttaggggtaattaggctggcagtcagaggcagttaggggcagtcaggtcggaaggcagaggtggttagaggcgatcagacaggaaggcaggcaagtggttaggagccagtggtcttggattgctagagggtgcaggccgggctgagggccccccatgcacaaattttgtgcaccaggcctctagtataatatgaaGGGCAGAGCCATCCAGGTTTCCTGGATGACATCTGGGAAAAACTAGGAGGGTCATGGTTATCTTGAATAGTCATGAGCTAACTCAGAATACTGTGTTGAGGACTCATGGATCCATTTCATAAGAGGGGAACCCCAAAGGCTAACAAGCAAAGTGGGGATAAAACACacatggagccctggccggtgtggctcggtggatagagcatcggcctgcggactgaagggtcccgggttcgatcccggtcaagggcacatgcctgggttgtgggctcaatccccagtggggggcgtgcaggaggcagccgacccatgattctctctcatcattgatatttctctctctctctctctctccctctcccttcctctctgaaatcaataaaaaaatgtatatatttttaaaaagacacatggACGTCTCTTTTCCATTTGTGGGCAGTTTCAGGGAAATTAAAGGTGAGGCTCTTTCTCCTGCCGCAATTACCTTCCTCCTATGGACGCCTTCCCCCAGGTCCCACGGCTGGCCATTGAGTAAGTTGTGAACGTGTCCCATCCAATGGTGCACCTCGAGCCCATGAAAACTGTGACTCACCTAATGTAGCTTATATGTGTGTAATGTTTGGTCTGGAAAAACACATTTACCTGCTGTACACCGTGAGCGTCTGGAGACCTTCCCCACGGGCCACGcgtgtctattttttaaaaaaaatgttttccctacgTGGCAGCCCTGACCCACTTTAACATCATTTTTTCGTGAGagttttcagctgaaaatattcacgAACACCCGAATTgcgagtaatatatttatttttatcacattcATTGCAAACTGATTTTccttaattaaattcaaaatatcgtggtgtgtggggatggtttGGATGCGTAGCAGTTAACTTTAAAGCCACGTTCACACTTGATTCATGGTATTTCCAAATGTTCATGAGCTGATGACATTGGtagagtttttttgttgttttttttaaatatattttattgatttttcacagagaggaaggaagagggatagagagctagaaacatcgatgagagagagacatcaaccagctgcctcctgcacaccccccaccgggggatgtgcccgcaaccaatgtacatgcccttgaccggaatcgaacctgggaccttccagtccgcaggccaacgctctatccactgagccacaccggctttggctgattgctttttttttaacatccttcTGTGAAGTGAGCTAATATTTACTTAGTTGTTCCATTTACTGTGGCGACATTAGACATTGAGAATCAGGTGGGTCAGCCAACACTCGATGAGCCCGGGTGACTGCCTACTGCAAATGCCACCGTTTTCATGCCCTGTGTATCAGAAGGACTTCAGATGAATCgatatttccagaaaataaatttcatgttccttttataatttctttaagaGTTAAAAATAGGAATCGTTTTCTGTTTGTGTAAATGTTTAACATCAGAATACACAGAGAAAAGTCAGAAAAGAaacacttgcttttctttttagtaTGTGTTTATTTG is a window from the Eptesicus fuscus isolate TK198812 chromosome 21, DD_ASM_mEF_20220401, whole genome shotgun sequence genome containing:
- the LOC129147041 gene encoding sulfotransferase 2A1-like, which translates into the protein MDQTKLERLALGVARDYVWIEGISFPTTITGDLKSLRDEFVAKDEDVIVISYPKSGTNWIKEIINLVRTRGDPSWVQSVVSWERSPWLETSFGLELIKKQKDARFYISHLPMQFFPKTFFKSKAKCVYIVRNPRDILVSGYHFWKAVKATKNPDSFEGYFEWFLQGNVPFGSWFDHVGGWLQMRGKENFLLISYEELHQDIRASVEKISQFLGTKLSPEQLDSVLKNVTFQAMKDNNMSNFSLLPDTVMDHSKACLMRKGMVGDWENHFTVAQSEAFDKVYQEKMAGLPPGLFPWE